Proteins from a genomic interval of Bdellovibrio sp. GT3:
- a CDS encoding sigma-54-dependent transcriptional regulator → MINQLSTLIVDDEAELRRSVISILKSTMPEIEFTIDEASTGKEALDKVKQQSWDLVLMDVKMPEMNGLEALTAIKEHDPRTFVVLMTAHSNLHDAVLAIKEGAYDYVEKPVNPQTLTEIVRKSQEARDLVSSLALSNPIFDDDIESEFVGSSQKMKEVFNLIYRLCKVDTTVLIRGENGTGKELVARAIHFNSPRKSGSFVAINCGAIPESLMESELFGHEKGAFTGAIERKIGKFQMANNGTLFLDEIGELRPDMQVKLLRVLQEKKFTPVGSNREVKTNTRIIAATNRNLEKMMADGTFREDLFYRLNVMPIFLPPLRDRSDDIQALAQHFIKKFARQHGRTINGIDNEALEMLKAYRWPGNIRELENVIERAFIVENSQNITLESLPESLKLAPKEAPEKTANVGYSGPLDFDVFKEGMEKEFIVSALKANQGRINQTVAQANIPKNTLLRKIRKYGINVKDFTSEE, encoded by the coding sequence ATGATCAATCAACTAAGCACTCTGATTGTGGACGACGAGGCGGAACTGCGCCGTTCGGTCATTTCCATTCTAAAATCCACCATGCCGGAAATTGAATTTACAATTGACGAGGCCTCCACAGGTAAAGAGGCTTTGGATAAAGTAAAACAACAATCCTGGGATCTGGTTTTGATGGACGTGAAGATGCCGGAAATGAATGGCCTGGAAGCGTTGACCGCCATCAAGGAGCATGATCCTCGCACCTTCGTGGTGTTGATGACCGCACACTCCAATCTTCACGATGCTGTCCTTGCAATCAAAGAAGGCGCTTACGACTACGTTGAAAAACCGGTCAATCCACAAACGTTGACAGAGATCGTTCGCAAAAGCCAGGAAGCCCGTGATCTGGTTTCCAGCCTGGCCTTGTCGAATCCGATCTTTGACGATGATATCGAATCAGAGTTCGTGGGTTCTTCGCAAAAAATGAAAGAGGTCTTCAACCTGATCTATCGCCTGTGCAAAGTGGATACGACAGTGTTGATCCGCGGTGAAAATGGAACTGGTAAAGAACTGGTGGCACGCGCGATTCATTTCAACTCCCCTCGCAAATCCGGAAGCTTCGTGGCAATCAACTGCGGCGCGATCCCGGAAAGCCTGATGGAGAGCGAACTCTTCGGTCACGAAAAAGGTGCCTTCACCGGCGCCATCGAGCGCAAAATCGGCAAATTCCAGATGGCCAACAACGGAACTTTGTTCCTGGATGAAATTGGCGAGCTTCGCCCTGACATGCAGGTCAAACTTTTGCGCGTGCTTCAGGAAAAGAAGTTCACTCCTGTGGGCAGCAACCGCGAAGTAAAAACCAACACACGTATTATCGCGGCGACAAACCGCAACCTTGAAAAAATGATGGCCGATGGCACCTTCCGCGAAGATCTTTTCTATCGTTTGAATGTCATGCCCATCTTTTTGCCGCCATTGCGTGATCGCTCTGACGACATCCAGGCGCTGGCACAGCACTTTATCAAAAAGTTTGCCCGTCAGCATGGTCGCACCATTAATGGAATCGACAACGAGGCCTTGGAGATGCTTAAAGCCTATCGCTGGCCAGGAAACATCCGCGAACTTGAAAACGTGATCGAACGCGCCTTCATCGTGGAGAACTCCCAAAATATCACACTGGAATCCTTACCGGAATCCTTGAAGCTTGCTCCCAAGGAAGCTCCCGAGAAAACGGCCAATGTCGGTTACTCCGGCCCGTTGGACTTTGACGTGTTCAAAGAAGGCATGGAAAAGGAATTCATCGTGAGTGCTTTGAAAGCAAATCAGGGTCGAATCAATCAAACTGTGGCTCAGGCAAATATTCCGAAAAACACCTTGCTAAGAAAAATCCGCAAGTACGGAATCAACGTCAAAGACTTTACGAGCGAAGAATAG
- a CDS encoding glycosyltransferase family 9 protein — MAIPLLKRCRQIWPDHELGLVCRKGFGDFFIKTKLVDHIFEIKKGDADSYVQALQVIAKHQVNYLLSPHESMRTIFFCRKIKAQHKIGFKKPFSFLAFSQTVKKPMMLPDPMRQMSLLQPVDGKLPELLLSYQNSVKPYELDSKGKLPSPPEWSSMSVREKIMQCTDVYAGLQSRYNLNALSEGRGVLMFPGSVWATKRWTKEGFVATGKSLQEQGFQIYVMGGPGEEALAQEVTDLIPGSICIAGKTSILESTQIIARARLLIGNDSAASHMAASCETPLIAVFGPTVLRFGFRPWSADSYIAQKENLPCRPCGKHGHKVCPIKTHVCMTHLPAEQVVDKAETILRS, encoded by the coding sequence TTGGCAATTCCACTCCTGAAACGTTGTCGTCAGATTTGGCCTGATCACGAGCTGGGGCTGGTGTGTCGCAAAGGTTTTGGCGACTTCTTTATCAAAACAAAATTGGTAGATCATATTTTTGAAATCAAAAAAGGTGATGCAGATTCTTATGTGCAGGCACTGCAGGTGATTGCAAAGCACCAGGTCAATTACCTTTTGTCCCCCCACGAATCCATGCGCACGATTTTCTTTTGTCGCAAAATCAAGGCTCAGCATAAAATCGGTTTTAAAAAACCATTCAGCTTTCTGGCTTTTTCCCAGACGGTGAAAAAGCCCATGATGCTTCCGGATCCAATGCGCCAAATGAGTCTGTTGCAACCAGTGGATGGCAAGTTGCCAGAGTTATTGCTTAGTTATCAAAACAGCGTCAAACCTTATGAACTCGATTCGAAGGGTAAGCTGCCTTCCCCTCCGGAATGGTCATCGATGAGTGTTCGCGAAAAAATCATGCAATGCACGGATGTGTATGCGGGCTTGCAATCTCGCTACAACCTGAATGCGTTGAGTGAAGGTCGTGGTGTACTGATGTTCCCGGGATCCGTTTGGGCAACTAAGCGTTGGACCAAAGAGGGATTCGTCGCAACCGGTAAATCACTTCAGGAACAAGGCTTTCAGATTTATGTAATGGGCGGGCCGGGCGAGGAAGCTCTGGCGCAGGAAGTGACCGACTTGATTCCGGGTTCGATTTGTATTGCCGGAAAGACCTCTATTTTAGAGTCGACGCAGATTATTGCCCGTGCGCGATTGTTGATCGGGAATGACAGTGCGGCCTCTCATATGGCGGCTTCTTGTGAAACTCCCTTGATCGCCGTATTTGGTCCCACTGTTTTAAGATTTGGATTCAGACCGTGGTCAGCAGATTCATATATTGCTCAGAAGGAAAACTTGCCGTGCCGTCCCTGTGGCAAGCACGGGCATAAAGTGTGTCCTATCAAAACTCACGTCTGCATGACCCACCTGCCAGCAGAGCAGGTGGTCGATAAAGCCGAAACTATTCTTCGCTCGTAA
- a CDS encoding glycosyltransferase family 9 protein — protein MVRSTSLLKAIKRKYPSSMLTWVTDAPAHLLLQNHPVIDRVLTTREADLLQLRSLEFDVAFVIDKSLKAVGVLRHTQVLQVFGFTANPVNGAILPATPAAEELWELGLNNQKKFFENQKPETQLMIEALELGPYKRDSYWLPLTESEQTQLQERRSGFLTNGKKWVLGFNTGCSNVIAAKKLTVEFHRLMIASLQSRYPEAQIVLLGGPEDTERNVQIARGLPVISTATESGLRDGLISVAACDVVITGDSLGMHMAISQGRQVVAWFGPTCAHEIDLYGRGVSILTKSSCSPCWKRACEKSIMCYDQVSLQEIVHAVESCRTNSLSGGLALGNSTPETLSSDLA, from the coding sequence GTGGTTCGCAGTACGAGTTTGTTAAAAGCGATCAAACGCAAGTATCCTTCATCCATGCTGACATGGGTGACCGATGCACCCGCGCATTTGCTGTTGCAGAATCATCCCGTGATTGATCGGGTGCTGACAACTCGCGAGGCTGATCTATTGCAGTTGCGGTCTCTGGAATTTGATGTCGCATTTGTTATTGATAAATCTCTTAAAGCTGTCGGTGTACTTCGTCACACGCAAGTGCTACAGGTATTTGGCTTTACCGCAAATCCAGTGAACGGAGCGATTCTTCCGGCAACTCCCGCCGCAGAAGAGTTGTGGGAGCTGGGTCTGAATAATCAAAAAAAGTTCTTCGAAAACCAAAAGCCCGAGACGCAGCTCATGATTGAAGCCTTGGAACTGGGTCCGTATAAAAGAGATTCCTACTGGTTGCCGCTGACGGAGTCAGAGCAGACGCAGTTGCAGGAGCGTCGCTCGGGGTTTTTGACCAACGGCAAGAAGTGGGTGTTGGGTTTTAACACCGGATGCAGCAATGTTATTGCAGCGAAAAAGCTTACAGTGGAGTTTCATCGATTGATGATAGCTTCTTTGCAAAGCAGATATCCTGAGGCGCAAATTGTGCTATTGGGTGGTCCCGAAGACACTGAGCGAAATGTGCAGATCGCCCGCGGTTTGCCAGTTATTTCCACTGCCACTGAAAGCGGCTTGCGCGATGGTCTGATCAGCGTTGCAGCGTGTGATGTGGTGATCACCGGTGACAGCCTGGGCATGCATATGGCGATTTCTCAGGGGCGACAAGTGGTGGCCTGGTTCGGCCCAACCTGTGCTCATGAAATTGATTTGTATGGCCGCGGAGTATCTATTCTAACCAAGAGCTCATGCAGTCCTTGCTGGAAGAGAGCTTGTGAAAAAAGCATAATGTGCTACGATCAGGTCTCTTTGCAGGAGATCGTTCATGCCGTTGAATCTTGTCGTACAAACAGCCTTTCTGGGGGACTTGCTCTTGGCAATTCCACTCCTGAAACGTTGTCGTCAGATTTGGCCTGA
- a CDS encoding cyclic nucleotide-binding domain-containing protein produces the protein MKIEREVIQLKPIKTLKHAQGGTVTLPSGLGSFELNALQFSYLEVLKNGVSIEGLVQFFLGQGWLVSFRELYSLIQFLVRERLIANQNIIDYFKKVNSDDSPLVFSSIDVMNGKQIKPDPATLPFFRSLEPHLANYLLQKAEVFTVPPNIRITHSGQSSRDLFILLKGQASIYKVISETRRQLVATLGSGALFGERGFLLSQPRNADVITSTASEVLRVHHLPEYDNLIKSDKAQALQHRFWVMQALLSSPFFKDIPTDSLDALIFTGRLVQAPANQALFHEGQAGNTCYIVIQGSVVISQKGTAINVLNQGTCFGEISLLVSGGVRTATVTTQRDTVLLEIEQNAFYKMLAQNLILAKVIETLAASRLARDMKNS, from the coding sequence ATGAAAATAGAACGTGAAGTGATTCAACTTAAACCCATCAAAACCCTGAAACACGCGCAGGGTGGCACCGTGACTTTACCGTCAGGTCTGGGCAGCTTTGAGCTGAATGCTTTGCAATTTTCCTACCTCGAAGTTCTGAAAAATGGAGTTTCCATCGAAGGACTTGTGCAGTTCTTTCTGGGGCAAGGATGGTTGGTCAGCTTCCGTGAACTCTACAGTCTGATTCAATTTCTGGTGCGCGAAAGACTGATCGCAAATCAAAACATCATCGACTATTTTAAAAAAGTGAACTCTGACGACTCGCCGTTGGTATTTAGCTCCATCGACGTTATGAATGGCAAACAGATCAAACCCGATCCTGCAACCCTGCCGTTCTTTCGCTCCCTGGAACCCCATCTGGCCAACTATCTGCTGCAAAAAGCAGAGGTTTTTACTGTGCCGCCCAATATTCGCATCACTCATTCCGGGCAAAGCAGTCGTGATCTGTTTATTTTATTAAAAGGACAAGCCTCCATTTACAAAGTCATCTCGGAGACCCGCAGACAGCTTGTGGCAACACTGGGCTCAGGGGCTCTTTTTGGTGAAAGAGGATTTCTGCTAAGCCAACCGCGCAATGCCGATGTTATCACCAGTACAGCCTCTGAAGTTCTAAGAGTCCATCACCTGCCTGAGTACGACAACCTTATCAAGTCTGATAAAGCCCAGGCCCTTCAGCATCGGTTTTGGGTGATGCAGGCCCTGCTGTCATCACCGTTTTTCAAGGACATCCCCACGGACAGTCTGGATGCCTTGATATTCACCGGACGCCTGGTACAGGCTCCCGCAAACCAGGCTTTATTTCATGAAGGCCAAGCCGGCAATACGTGCTACATCGTGATTCAAGGTTCTGTGGTTATTAGTCAAAAGGGCACTGCCATTAATGTTCTAAACCAAGGAACCTGTTTTGGTGAAATCTCACTGCTGGTTTCCGGAGGCGTCAGAACGGCGACAGTAACCACTCAAAGAGATACGGTTTTATTGGAAATCGAACAGAATGCATTCTATAAAATGCTGGCTCAGAATCTTATTTTGGCCAAGGTTATTGAAACCCTGGCAGCTTCCCGCCTTGCCCGCGACATGAAAAACTCTTAG
- a CDS encoding DUF3108 domain-containing protein, translating to MDVGSQALEGFLVDKFSIAAGLFAVSMLSACSTSFLKYEKADQLGTMDEFEKAVKIEEPSAPATETVAAGNTKDVEAKTAAKDEKTTAAAKPTKESKSSKAVTAPAKTAPAAKAKESSKSKNGKDKKSEAAVSTRRQPVIEDDAGFNGRRPIVDPFRVGEEVVHDVSYFKMSAGELRFKTLPMATVNGRKSYKHNIAIKTISLFASVYTVEDNIDIFMDYEELTPTVFELHVKESGQLREAKMLFDNNKKTATFWEKKVTKQDGEEEKREQWELEEYAQNVYSAIYYMRMFQWDVGKEYAFRVSNDKENLVFSGKAIRKEVLDTELGPMKAIVIQPNITLKGKFKPIGENLIWLSDDEHKYILRIEAKIKIGTLVSEVVSIKPGKLP from the coding sequence ATGGATGTGGGTTCACAGGCGTTGGAAGGATTTTTAGTGGATAAGTTTTCGATTGCAGCAGGTCTATTCGCAGTTTCAATGTTGTCGGCATGTTCGACTTCATTTTTGAAGTATGAAAAAGCCGATCAGCTTGGAACTATGGATGAATTTGAAAAGGCTGTGAAGATTGAAGAGCCTTCAGCCCCAGCCACGGAAACAGTTGCTGCCGGTAATACCAAGGATGTCGAAGCAAAGACCGCTGCCAAGGATGAGAAAACAACGGCAGCCGCAAAGCCTACAAAAGAATCCAAAAGCTCCAAAGCGGTGACTGCGCCCGCAAAAACTGCTCCGGCGGCCAAGGCTAAGGAATCTTCCAAGTCTAAGAATGGTAAAGATAAAAAATCTGAAGCCGCAGTCTCAACCCGCCGACAACCAGTGATTGAAGATGATGCAGGATTCAATGGACGACGTCCCATCGTGGACCCCTTCCGTGTGGGTGAAGAAGTCGTACACGATGTGTCTTACTTCAAAATGTCAGCCGGAGAGTTGCGTTTTAAAACCTTGCCTATGGCAACAGTGAATGGTCGTAAATCCTACAAGCATAACATCGCGATTAAGACGATCTCCTTGTTTGCCTCAGTTTATACTGTTGAAGATAACATCGATATTTTCATGGACTACGAGGAACTGACGCCGACCGTATTCGAGTTGCATGTAAAAGAATCCGGACAGTTGCGTGAAGCCAAAATGCTATTTGATAACAATAAAAAAACAGCAACTTTCTGGGAAAAGAAAGTGACCAAGCAGGACGGCGAAGAGGAAAAGCGCGAACAATGGGAACTCGAGGAGTATGCGCAAAATGTCTATAGTGCGATCTACTATATGCGCATGTTTCAGTGGGATGTCGGCAAGGAATATGCTTTCCGTGTATCCAATGACAAAGAGAATCTGGTTTTTTCGGGCAAAGCAATTCGCAAGGAAGTTTTGGATACAGAACTGGGTCCGATGAAAGCAATCGTAATTCAGCCAAATATCACTCTGAAGGGCAAGTTCAAACCGATCGGTGAAAATCTGATCTGGTTGTCTGATGACGAGCACAAGTACATTCTTAGAATCGAAGCCAAGATCAAAATTGGAACCTTGGTGTCAGAGGTTGTCTCGATCAAACCGGGAAAACTTCCCTAA
- a CDS encoding lysophospholipid acyltransferase family protein yields MKLLANFLAKIGIFLSSILPRKIQRLSGSWIGFLWWDVFGFRKKIVLGNLEIAFPEWTDAQRKKVGRESVYQLGYNFGEFFFIPNMSRQWVDENVVFEGLENHEQALANGKGFFYLTLHLGNGDLAANALSVIGQKIHIISKSFKTQWFNNLWFSVRGAQGVRYIEAHGPNNAFEILKALKRNEGLVFVLDQYMGKPFGVATTFFGKRTGTAYGLALFAQKTKAPVLPIYTYEGQDGKVHVVIEPAMDLSPSIVEDKDQSIANITQAFTDKLEQIVRKHPEQWMWVHRRWKDF; encoded by the coding sequence ATGAAATTATTGGCCAACTTTTTAGCTAAAATCGGAATCTTTCTGTCCAGCATATTGCCACGGAAGATCCAGCGACTTTCGGGTTCCTGGATTGGATTTTTATGGTGGGATGTCTTTGGCTTCCGAAAAAAAATCGTTCTTGGTAATCTTGAAATAGCCTTTCCGGAGTGGACAGACGCTCAAAGAAAAAAAGTGGGGCGCGAGTCCGTTTACCAATTGGGCTATAATTTTGGTGAATTCTTTTTTATTCCGAATATGTCACGCCAATGGGTGGATGAAAATGTGGTCTTTGAGGGGTTGGAAAACCACGAGCAGGCTCTTGCCAACGGCAAAGGATTTTTTTATCTGACACTGCATTTGGGCAACGGGGATTTGGCTGCCAACGCCCTTAGTGTGATCGGTCAAAAGATTCATATCATTTCAAAAAGCTTCAAGACCCAGTGGTTTAACAATCTGTGGTTCTCGGTTCGGGGCGCTCAAGGTGTCAGGTATATCGAAGCTCATGGGCCTAATAATGCTTTTGAAATCCTGAAAGCTCTTAAGCGCAATGAAGGTCTTGTCTTCGTTCTGGATCAGTACATGGGAAAACCTTTTGGTGTAGCGACAACCTTCTTTGGGAAACGCACCGGCACAGCCTATGGTCTGGCTTTATTCGCACAAAAAACCAAAGCACCGGTATTGCCCATTTATACCTATGAAGGACAGGATGGGAAAGTTCACGTGGTGATTGAGCCAGCTATGGACTTGAGCCCTTCTATCGTTGAAGATAAGGACCAGAGTATCGCCAATATCACGCAGGCGTTTACAGATAAGCTTGAGCAAATAGTCAGAAAGCATCCAGAGCAATGGATGTGGGTTCACAGGCGTTGGAAGGATTTTTAG
- the lpxK gene encoding tetraacyldisaccharide 4'-kinase: MKPLLKPLSFIYDHIVGFKNSLYDRGILGAYKPPMKVISIGNLTMGGTGKTPITDFCLKSLVGEHKKVAVVSRSYRADASASVRVDVTHPHAARYYGDEPVLLAQANPDVTVFVGDSKWQTAEYSTKNYGPFDVIVVDDGFQHRKLHRDLNIVILDATEPWSNYQVVPEGRARESWEGLERADVILFTKCNLADENSLKVVQDHLPPGKEILYFGYDIVELNNGKETAPTEILKGQCMFLVSAIARPDVFEKMMRSYGEISKRSLHYRDHHQYTESDAQKIWNDFKKSGADYLVTTSKDAVKLRRLLPEPEKLWSTNLQVTEFGTKGRLHEIIGQLFS, translated from the coding sequence ATGAAACCATTACTGAAGCCATTGTCATTTATTTATGATCACATCGTGGGTTTCAAAAACTCACTTTATGACCGTGGAATTCTAGGGGCCTATAAGCCGCCTATGAAAGTTATCAGTATCGGAAATTTGACAATGGGTGGAACGGGGAAGACTCCCATCACGGATTTTTGCCTGAAGTCCCTGGTCGGCGAACATAAAAAAGTCGCAGTCGTCAGCCGGTCGTATCGGGCAGATGCTTCCGCTTCCGTACGCGTTGATGTCACACATCCGCATGCGGCTCGATACTATGGTGATGAGCCCGTACTGTTGGCTCAGGCCAATCCGGATGTCACAGTCTTTGTTGGCGACAGCAAATGGCAGACGGCGGAATACTCAACGAAGAATTATGGACCGTTCGATGTGATCGTCGTCGACGATGGATTTCAGCATCGAAAACTGCACCGTGATCTGAATATTGTTATTCTGGATGCGACCGAGCCGTGGAGCAACTATCAGGTTGTGCCAGAAGGCCGTGCCCGCGAATCCTGGGAAGGGCTTGAACGAGCCGATGTGATTCTATTCACAAAGTGCAACCTTGCGGATGAAAACAGTCTTAAGGTCGTTCAGGATCATCTGCCACCAGGTAAAGAGATTCTTTATTTCGGCTATGACATCGTTGAATTGAATAATGGCAAAGAGACTGCACCCACCGAGATATTAAAAGGTCAGTGCATGTTCCTGGTGTCGGCTATTGCGCGACCGGATGTTTTTGAAAAGATGATGCGGTCCTATGGAGAGATTTCCAAACGAAGCCTTCATTACCGCGATCATCATCAGTACACAGAGTCTGATGCGCAAAAAATCTGGAATGACTTTAAGAAGTCGGGTGCCGACTATCTAGTGACTACATCCAAGGATGCGGTGAAGTTGCGTCGTCTGTTGCCAGAGCCTGAAAAGCTCTGGAGTACCAATTTGCAGGTGACGGAATTTGGGACCAAAGGACGTCTGCATGAAATTATTGGCCAACTTTTTAGCTAA
- the lpxB gene encoding lipid-A-disaccharide synthase encodes MDQVLFVAAEASSVTYAQRILETWKKQGRKIHAFGVGSQDMENLGFERLGKSEEMAVVGAAEIINSYGLLKGVFDSLVREAEKRRPKVAIVMDYPEFNLMLAKKLHALGIPVVYYISPQVWAWRKGRVKTIKKYCKKVFVLFPFEVPFYEEHGVPVEFVGHPLLDELDERLIDDATYLKTHRNQVGIRDDEIVLGLMPGSRRLELKQHFQIQLDAARILSKKYHNLKIVILTAPTFTKEKMQEYLEDFRLPYILLKDEPFRMIHLVDMMLVASGTATLQVGLLQKPMVIMYKMKWLTGIFARIFVRGTKFYGLVNLILNKEAVPERFQNDVTAENMAALLDRYISDAAYTAEVKKDLASLRSYLGDKGATSRVVKSLDEYLTV; translated from the coding sequence ATGGATCAAGTATTGTTCGTGGCCGCCGAGGCCTCCAGTGTGACTTATGCTCAAAGAATTCTTGAGACCTGGAAAAAGCAGGGACGTAAGATCCATGCTTTTGGTGTCGGCAGTCAGGACATGGAAAACCTGGGATTTGAACGTCTGGGGAAATCCGAAGAAATGGCCGTTGTGGGGGCTGCGGAGATTATCAACTCCTACGGTCTTCTGAAGGGTGTGTTTGACAGTCTTGTTCGCGAGGCTGAAAAACGTCGTCCTAAAGTGGCGATTGTGATGGATTATCCGGAGTTCAATCTGATGCTTGCAAAAAAACTGCATGCCTTGGGAATTCCCGTGGTTTACTACATCTCTCCGCAGGTGTGGGCTTGGCGCAAAGGCCGGGTTAAGACCATCAAAAAATATTGCAAAAAAGTATTCGTACTATTCCCATTCGAAGTGCCTTTCTATGAAGAGCACGGCGTTCCTGTGGAATTTGTGGGTCATCCTTTGTTGGATGAATTGGATGAGCGTCTGATTGATGATGCCACTTATCTTAAAACTCACCGCAATCAAGTCGGCATTCGCGATGACGAAATTGTTCTTGGATTGATGCCGGGCAGTCGTCGTCTGGAGCTTAAGCAGCACTTCCAGATTCAATTGGATGCCGCGCGAATTTTATCAAAAAAGTATCACAATCTAAAAATCGTCATTTTGACAGCTCCTACATTCACCAAAGAAAAAATGCAGGAGTATCTGGAGGACTTCCGTCTGCCATATATTCTGCTAAAGGATGAGCCATTTAGAATGATTCATCTGGTGGATATGATGCTGGTTGCTTCAGGTACAGCCACTTTGCAAGTGGGTCTTCTGCAAAAGCCGATGGTCATCATGTATAAAATGAAGTGGTTGACCGGTATCTTTGCCCGTATTTTCGTGCGTGGGACCAAGTTCTATGGATTGGTGAATCTGATTCTGAATAAAGAAGCAGTTCCTGAACGTTTCCAGAATGATGTGACCGCAGAAAATATGGCGGCACTTTTGGATCGCTATATTTCGGATGCGGCCTATACCGCGGAAGTTAAAAAAGATCTGGCATCTTTGCGTTCTTACTTGGGCGACAAAGGGGCCACTTCACGCGTGGTGAAATCATTGGATGAGTATTTGACGGTATGA
- a CDS encoding Gfo/Idh/MocA family protein codes for MSNRLRAAVVGVGYLGNFHAQKYKNNPNVELIGVCDHFPAQADKIAAELGVKSFHRPQDLIGQVDLVTIAASTQSHYEVAKLFLENGVHVNVEKPITATVPQAEELLSLAEKHKVKLAVGHIERFNPSVNELKKHMKNVSTIELIRTAPYKARGADVSVLHDLAIHDMDLLFWLTGSEIESMICSGTKLISPELDTASISFKMKNGIHGIITVSRVSPVGQRSIRVVQDDCTIYANTGIHELEKVEKGAGGDELTKITKWTVDKADALQKETDAFVDAVLNNKTPVVTGLDGLKALRAIEDIQKMIGK; via the coding sequence ATGAGCAATAGACTACGTGCCGCCGTTGTCGGCGTCGGTTACCTGGGTAACTTCCATGCTCAAAAGTATAAAAATAATCCGAACGTGGAACTGATCGGGGTTTGTGATCACTTTCCGGCTCAGGCAGATAAAATTGCCGCTGAGTTGGGAGTTAAAAGCTTTCATCGTCCACAGGATTTGATCGGTCAGGTTGATTTGGTGACAATTGCGGCTAGTACGCAAAGTCACTATGAAGTGGCCAAACTTTTCCTGGAAAACGGTGTTCACGTTAACGTGGAAAAACCAATCACAGCAACGGTGCCTCAGGCTGAGGAGTTGCTAAGTCTGGCTGAAAAACACAAAGTGAAATTGGCAGTGGGTCATATTGAAAGATTCAATCCTTCTGTGAATGAACTTAAAAAGCACATGAAAAATGTGTCAACGATCGAGCTGATCAGAACGGCGCCTTACAAGGCTCGTGGGGCTGACGTCAGCGTTCTTCACGATCTGGCAATTCACGATATGGATTTGTTGTTCTGGCTAACAGGCAGCGAGATTGAATCCATGATCTGCTCTGGCACAAAGTTGATTTCTCCGGAATTGGATACTGCATCCATTTCCTTTAAAATGAAAAATGGCATCCATGGCATCATCACGGTCAGTCGTGTTTCTCCGGTGGGTCAGCGATCCATTCGTGTGGTTCAGGATGATTGCACTATTTACGCAAACACCGGGATCCATGAACTTGAAAAAGTCGAGAAGGGTGCTGGCGGCGATGAATTGACAAAAATCACCAAGTGGACGGTGGATAAAGCCGATGCTTTGCAAAAAGAGACGGATGCATTCGTCGATGCAGTTTTGAATAACAAAACGCCGGTGGTTACAGGTCTGGATGGATTGAAAGCTTTGCGCGCCATCGAAGACATTCAAAAAATGATTGGTAAATAA
- the lpxA gene encoding acyl-ACP--UDP-N-acetylglucosamine O-acyltransferase — MANYKIHPSSVVSPDVEIADDVEIGPYCLIQGKVKIGKGTIVEGHVTLGSRYGILDIGANNHFCPGAVIGGAPQDISYKNEPTSLIIGNNNMFREFTTVNLATSKGDKKTEIGDNGYFMAYTHVGHDCKLGNNVILANNTHLGGHCEIADGVFVGGMSALNQFTKVGKMAFIAGSSIVNKDIIPFCRAQGTYATIRATNKIGLARKGYPREEVTNVHKAIRIIIMGSHTVEEGIKRVQEECTMSPNIEYFINFIRSSKRGIAVDRSPKGWQEDEQ, encoded by the coding sequence ATGGCAAATTATAAAATTCATCCTTCCAGTGTTGTTTCCCCTGATGTTGAGATCGCCGATGATGTTGAAATCGGTCCTTATTGCCTTATTCAAGGCAAGGTGAAGATCGGCAAAGGCACGATCGTGGAAGGTCACGTTACTCTGGGTTCGCGCTACGGTATTTTGGATATCGGCGCCAACAATCACTTCTGCCCGGGTGCGGTTATCGGTGGAGCTCCTCAGGATATTTCCTATAAGAACGAGCCTACTTCTTTGATTATTGGTAACAACAATATGTTCCGTGAGTTCACGACTGTGAATTTGGCGACCTCCAAAGGCGACAAAAAGACAGAAATTGGTGATAACGGTTACTTCATGGCTTACACACACGTGGGGCATGACTGCAAACTTGGCAACAATGTCATTCTTGCAAATAACACCCATTTGGGTGGTCACTGCGAAATCGCTGACGGCGTGTTCGTCGGTGGTATGAGTGCTTTGAATCAATTCACCAAAGTCGGAAAAATGGCGTTTATCGCAGGCAGCAGTATCGTGAATAAGGATATTATTCCATTCTGCCGCGCTCAAGGTACCTACGCGACTATTCGTGCTACCAATAAAATCGGTCTGGCACGTAAAGGTTACCCACGTGAAGAAGTGACGAATGTGCATAAAGCGATTCGTATCATCATCATGGGTTCCCATACTGTTGAGGAAGGCATCAAGCGTGTTCAGGAAGAATGCACAATGAGCCCGAACATCGAGTATTTCATTAACTTTATCCGTTCATCGAAGCGCGGAATCGCGGTCGACAGAAGCCCTAAAGGTTGGCAAGAAGATGAGCAATAG